The following DNA comes from Cedecea neteri.
GCTGCTGAGCGAAAAAACCATCAGCACCTACAAGCACCGACTAAAAACCAAACTTAACGTCACCACGCTGGTGGAAATGATCGACTTCGCTCGCCGTAATAATCTGCTGCAGTGAGGCCCTGCGTGCGCCGTCTGCTCCTGATTCTGTGCCTGCTTTTACCGCTGAGCTTTGCGGCGGCAGAGGATTTCCAGCTGCTGACCCGCGTGCCGCCTCAGGCCGTTCCCACGCTGACCTTGACCGAACAACAAGCCTGCTACCTGGCCGATAAAAAACAGCTGGTGATGGGGATCTTTCGCTATGACTCTCCTCCCTATGGGATGAGAAATATTCGCAATGAATTTGAGGGGTTAAGCGCGGATTACGCATACCTCATCGCCGAACAACTCAAGTTACCGCTCAGAATTAAACAGTTCGATACGCCGGAAGAAGCCTGGCGCGCCTTATCCCAGGGCGAAATTGATTTCATCCCATCGGTAGGTACGCTCTCCGAAGACGAGACGTTCGCGACCTCGCGCCCCTACGCCACGGAAAGACCGGTGATCGGCGTTGATTTTAACGACATCAAAGCGCTGCCGGACGATTTAGCCAACACCCAGGTCGCTATGGTGCGTGACTACCTGCCGCTCGACGTGGTGCGGAATTATTATCCCGGCGCGCATTTTCGCCTCTACGACAATTACCAGGATGCGCTCAGCGCCGTCGCCTTCGGGCAGGCCAGAGTTTACCTGGGGAACAGCTTCTCGCTCAGCCGTAATTTTCTCAACAGCCTGCGCATGGTGCGCTTTAGCCATATTCCCGCCAAAGGCATCTCTTTTGCCCTTAGCCGTCAATCCCCGGAGCTGCTGAATCTGATTAACCAGGCGCTGCTGAACGTGCCGGAAGAAGAGCGGCTGGAGATCCTGCGTAACTGGCAGCCCAACTTTGCCAACATCAGCCAGTCGGCGGGGGAGTTACAGCTCACGCCGGATGAAAAAACCTGGCTGGCGCGCCACCCGGTGGTGAAAGTTGCGCTTTACGGCGGCGACAAAGCGGCCCCGCTGTCGTTTATTGACAGCAACGGCCCGCTGCTGCGTGGCATGGTCAGCGACCTGCTTTATGCCGTCAGCGTGCGCACCGGGCTGCGGTTTGACTTTATTACGGTGGACACAACCTCTGAGATCCTGAAGCTGGTCAACACCGCCGATGCCGATATGTTTGCCTCCATGACCGCGAGCGCCGAGCGGACAAAACAGATCCTGTTTACTCGCCCTTACCTACGCAGCGCCTTTGCGCTGACGGTCGCCAGCAAAAATAAAGAGATAAAATCGCTGCCGGATCTGCGCGGTAAAACCCTGGCGCTGGTCAAAAACAGCGGCATAGAAGGCATAATTAAAGCGCGTTATCCCGAAATCAAAATCCTCCCGCTGGAAAATGAAACGGAAATTATGGACAGCGTGGCGAGCGGCAAAGCCGATGGCGCGGCCAGTATTCTGCTGATGGCCGATTACCAGATAAAAACCCATTACGCGGGCAAGCTGAAAGTGGTGGCGACCCTGGGCGACCAGCCCGCCTGGATTTCATTTGGCGTGGGCCGCGCCGACCCCGAGCTGCGTTCCATTCTTGATAAAGTTTTGCTGAGCATTCCCCCGGTCGAAATCGAAAGCCTGGCAAACCGCTGGCGGCCAAGCGATTTAGTGGTGGTGGACAGCTTCTGGAGCCGCTACCGCACGGTGCTGGTGACCGGCGGGCTGGTCACCACGGCGATTATTTTACTGCTGATGGGCTGGGCGCTGACGCTGCGCAGGGAAATAAAACGCAAAGCGGCTCTGCGCAGGCAGCTTAACGACCAGCTGGCGCAGATGCAGACGTTGGTCAGCAGCATGCCGTTCCCGGTTTCACTCCGGGATCGTGAAGGTCGGCTGACCTACTGCAACGAGCGTTACCTGGCGGAAACTGGCGTGGTCTACGAGCAGGCGCTGGGGAAAACGATGGTGGAGTACCCCGGTTTACGCTCGCCTGAGCAAGCCGCGGTTGATCACCAGCAAATGATGCAGGCGATTGCCAGCGATCTGCCCATCTTTGAAGACCGACGCTACGATCTTTGGGATAACCCCGGGGCGTCCATTGGCATCACCGTTTATCAGTGGATCCAGCCTTATCACAACAGCGAAGGTAAAGTTGTGGGGGTGATTGCAGGCTGGCTGGACATTTCAGAGCGTGAGGCTCTGTTCGCCGAGCTGCGCGAAGCCAAAGAGCGGGCCGAAGATTCCAACCGGGCAAAATCGGTCTTTCTGTCTACCATGAGCCATGAAATTCGCACGCCGATGAACGCCATTATCGGCATGTTAGAT
Coding sequences within:
- a CDS encoding transporter substrate-binding domain-containing protein, which gives rise to MRRLLLILCLLLPLSFAAAEDFQLLTRVPPQAVPTLTLTEQQACYLADKKQLVMGIFRYDSPPYGMRNIRNEFEGLSADYAYLIAEQLKLPLRIKQFDTPEEAWRALSQGEIDFIPSVGTLSEDETFATSRPYATERPVIGVDFNDIKALPDDLANTQVAMVRDYLPLDVVRNYYPGAHFRLYDNYQDALSAVAFGQARVYLGNSFSLSRNFLNSLRMVRFSHIPAKGISFALSRQSPELLNLINQALLNVPEEERLEILRNWQPNFANISQSAGELQLTPDEKTWLARHPVVKVALYGGDKAAPLSFIDSNGPLLRGMVSDLLYAVSVRTGLRFDFITVDTTSEILKLVNTADADMFASMTASAERTKQILFTRPYLRSAFALTVASKNKEIKSLPDLRGKTLALVKNSGIEGIIKARYPEIKILPLENETEIMDSVASGKADGAASILLMADYQIKTHYAGKLKVVATLGDQPAWISFGVGRADPELRSILDKVLLSIPPVEIESLANRWRPSDLVVVDSFWSRYRTVLVTGGLVTTAIILLLMGWALTLRREIKRKAALRRQLNDQLAQMQTLVSSMPFPVSLRDREGRLTYCNERYLAETGVVYEQALGKTMVEYPGLRSPEQAAVDHQQMMQAIASDLPIFEDRRYDLWDNPGASIGITVYQWIQPYHNSEGKVVGVIAGWLDISEREALFAELREAKERAEDSNRAKSVFLSTMSHEIRTPMNAIIGMLDMALKKGRNGEQDLQALEVAYDSADSLVGLIGDILDLSRIEGGHLEYHPEPVNLARLVDNLLKVFQGLAMDKNITLSKSLPEPAGETVLADPLRIKQVLSNLLSNAIKFTDQGGVTLTLTQSHDEAGDNIVYCIEVQDSGIGIDPVQQAALFRPFSQADNRRAGTGLGLYISRNICEDMGGSLMLSSEKGTGTRVCATFCLPVVAEPGAAHSRSSQPDAPLPAMHILVVDDNPANRMLLAKQLGWLGQQVSLAEDAYQALHVWQKQPFEVIITDCNMPGMNGYQFTQVIRESEEEQGRERALIIGFTANAMHEVTERCLEAGMDGCLFKPCSINALADMLRGRGGVKNSDAVAAKDEGEEVDRAMEKAMLALMIDTLREDLAHLEGLTPERDRLAIADLVHRMAGSVRIARQNALADDCLALEKACRGEVPVEALAGPLSELNQRLHSYLQRLQDVSSLDELAGTVF